DNA sequence from the Uloborus diversus isolate 005 chromosome 1, Udiv.v.3.1, whole genome shotgun sequence genome:
tagggactgtaaggtggtgagggatcaccgggggggggggggggggggatccataacggggttcgtcggcgacctcctcctggctctctttgaatgccttgtgccacttcccagactgtgatcttgaaatgcaatcgtccttgaaggcttcttgcagcatctggaatgtttcggttgcattttttccaaacctcacgcaaaacttcatggcgtatcattgttcaagcgaacgctctattgcgttatgttacaaaagttgaaaacatacttcaagcggaggcacttatctccgctcacactgctcgaaagcaactaacgactggatgcattgaaagggcatatcccgcaccacatttcccagccggttttaccgtgctgccatctgtcgttgcgtcacaataacattatgctcattacttttataatggaccctgtatctcatctttttttaatgaagtttcattttaatattttttttacgagtTGTACTAAAGAGTTTTTATCTGAAGAGCTTAATTATCCAAGTGCTGGCTTACCACATAATAATGCAACGATGTAAAAATGTGTGCGGtgtttcaaaaatgaacaaacatttcaattttttgtgttgtttttttcacttcttcagttcaaaacttgtttttttcttGATAGTTGATAATAGGTTTGCTTTCTCGCAAGTAATGACATGAAGGCTATTGaaaccagaatttaaaaaaaaaatccgtcaaaTTTTTCGCAAAGTTGGAGAcataacttggcgaccaaaagctttggcaatatatcgccaagtgttggCCAAATAACGACAccgcttgagtttgcattgaaattaacaatgattttaacccaaaaaggtataaaagatcCCCTTCGGAACATTCaattgcaaccaaaagaggaggcgCATAACTAGATCTCACTAGTAGTCcacgttttaaattttaactttctaggacataccgttttttagtaatgcgagatacatacgcacatacacacatgcgtacatacggacgtcacgagaaaactcgttgtaattaactcggggatagtcaaaattatggccgatttttgagtgattttttttttttttttttgtgaatacaatactttctatACTATGAAACTATTTACTACttacttatatttattaaaagaaagtaaaaagctgattatacaattttcaaaaaaaaaaaaaaaaaaactgagaaaaagtTGAAACTCCTAATGTTGTATTAACAATGAATTTATTATTAGGAAGGTATCTATATTgaaatttaatgcagaaaaaaagcgAATGGAATCGTTTAAGGGAGTGAATTACGAATTATCTTTATATGACACATAATAAATACTTTATACAGTtctccattaaaaaagaaaagaagattttaaagaaaagctgtTGCGAGCGATTGTGCAAAATATGAAAGTTTTAAAGAATCTAATAccttttgaatttctattttttttctttcaaaatttcatttatactTCACGCAGTAGCTTTATACTTTCAGAACTGTAAACACATATATGATTCTTCAACTTTATTATTTTCCGTTACTTATTTCCCATACGCATAGTGTGTACGTCTTCATTAAAATGCCTAGGGAATCCGAGATGCAAATAGTCGCATCTTAATaaataatagagaaaaataaacaaaacgttTTTGTGccacttgtaaataaataaataatgctgtGACATTTGTGTTTGCACAGCAAAGAAATGAGCTCtactaaaatatttattgcaaaaatacgGAATTAAAGATGAATTTACTTGTCCTTTTTCGCAAACACTATACATAAATTCGTCGTCGACATGTGCAGTGTCACTGTCCTCTTTCAAAGGAAGTTTCCTTTTAATCCATAAACATATTCCGCTATTTATTTCCAAGACAGCGTATTTTTTATGCatagattattttgaagaaaggatttcttttttattcacaaaTCTGGTTTTGAAGCAAACCATTTGCTCCGATCTTGTTTTTTCGGCGGtatcttaaaatttataaaattaaacctacatgatttttaaaaactatgcTCAAAATGTAGTTGATTTGTGTGAAATACTTCTATTAAATCAAGTTTTAGCATTGacagtatttttcttttagaaaaggTTTAAATACGTGCATTGTTTTCAACTAAATTGATTAATTGTTTCTCAATAAAGGATAATTCtttcttaattttcaaatttggcTTCGATGGCAAAATGATATGTTTTCATACAAATCACCAcagtgtattatttatttatttgtgaaaagtattgcacactacagaaaaaaaatccaattgcagtggcaacaataataaaaaatagcaattaaaacaaattatacatttaaaatattaaaacataaaaacttaaaattgtaaaatgaaaagttaaaaatatctaaatcacgacaataaatgttaaaaagtttgtaaaatttaaaaatagaaaaattataaacatagttccgtctggttaaaaaaattttttttaaagaagaacgaCTCCTAAGAGTTTTACTTGGGACAGTAAGTTGTATCGAATTAACGATATCAGAGCAGTCAATTAAATCATGCAgaaccttatagaaaaaaaaaaaaaacacaaaagttCACGGAGTGATTTAAGAGAGGGAACATTATGAATAGTGCATAAATAGTAAGAATAAGTCATAAAATCTTCATAATCAGTTCTATAACACAActaataaacaaatttacattgaATCTACTCAAcagttttagctttattattgtaGTAGGGATCTCAAATAAGATTTCAGTACTCAAGTTTGGAGcgcacaagaaaaaaataaagaggtTTAAGTGcttgttctttagaaaaatcttttttgttttcgatttaaaaaaacccaaaacctTATATGCCTTTAAAACAATGTTGTTAATATGTTGCGTAAAATCAAGCTTAGTACTAAAAGTGATGCCCAAATCCGTAGCAAAGTCAGAACACGATAAGCACTGTTTAtcgattttataaaaattcaagaCTAGTTACGCTAATTATTTCGACTAGTTAtgttctgtaaaaaaattcctgaatggCACAGATTATTTTCTGGCAACGTTACTGGATTTCACGAGCTCTCACTAGTTTTCGGttaaaaaaaagcccattttcgaaaattttcttaaatcgATACAAGTTTCACGAATGCGGACTTCTCacagttataaaaaaatgttttttcagctATCAGTGCGAAGATGTGTTCAGCTGGTTTATTCGGCCATTCGCCTTCAACTCAGTTAGAGGAGGGTGGGGCAAGATAAGATACTTAGCGAAAAAACGGTTGTGGTAGAAATCCAAATCATAAATAAATTCGAAAACTATGCCGTTGTTATCTCTCaagtattttataaaatgtgaCTCAATATCCTATTTATAACAGAAAAATTTAGACGCATGTTTTAATTTGATGAGTCAAAACTCCATCTTAACACCACCAGGAGGAGTAATATGAGATGCAGTGTTTGCATAGGTTCAAAGATGAACAGCTTTATCCTCCTTGTACTCCTTTCCTGCACACGATCAATAAATAGATATATTTCTTGCATTTGCAGCACCTAATCCATCCTTCTGGTGATTGAGAATATAAATGTCCAAAATAAAGGCATTCGACATCAGAAGGCTCAGACGACGATTAAGAACCGGATGGTTTCCTTTAAATAGTCTTAGGTTTTTAATTTTCCAGTctgtattcttttgtttttatattttgacTGGCTAACTTTCGTTGTTGAACTAGTTGATGGggtcagtgaaaaaaaaaaaatcaaatcccttttcatgttttgtttcttctttttctcctCGATCTTCTCCTCTTCCTGCTTAGATTTTCTGTTTTCTTCTCCTCTCTCTGCTTATAGATTTTCTCATTTTCTTATCCTTTTTCTGCttaaattttccactttctcctCCTCTTTCTGCTTAGATTTTTCCACTTTCTTCTCCTCTTTCTGCTTAAATGTTTCCACTTTCTCCTCCTCTTTCTGCTTAGATTTTCCACTTTCTCCTCCTCTCTCTGCTTAGATTTTCTCATTTTCTTATCCTCTTTCTgcttaaattttttcactttctcCTCCTCTTTCTGCTTAAATTTTTCCAATTTCTCCTCCTCTCTCTGCTTTGATTCTCCCATTCTCTTCTCATCTTTCTGCTTGAATTTTTCCACTTTCTCCTCctctttttgcttaaaattttccactttctcctCCTCTTTCTACTTAGATTTTTCTATGTTCTTCTTCTATCTTCTCCTCTTTCTGCTTAATTGTTTCCACTTTCTCCTCCTCTTTCTGTttagattttttcattttcttctcctCTCTCTGCTTAAGTTTTTCCACTTTCTTCTCCCCTTTCTgcttaaatgttaaaattttcttcTCCTCTTTCTGCTTAGAATTTTCTATTTTCTACCGTTCCTTTTCAGCCTTCATTACAAGAAGTTCCTTTCTTTCAGTCCCCGAGAAGGTATCcttcttccaaagaaaaaatagttttcattggaTCCAGAGGCTTAACTATATCTAAACTTGTGGGCTctttatttgaagaattttttccaGCTGTCAAAACCGTAAGAACACTTCTGTCCAATGGCTGGTTTTTAGATTCTTTCACTTTTCTATGAAGTGTAACCCGTGGTACATTATTCGTTCGGGATGCTTTCTGAAACCCCATTTCTCCACTCTTTATGGATTCAGTGGCATGCTGCATCGATTCTCGTGACCAAATCCCCCGGTTCGTCTTTCTTTTCACCATCTTAAGAAATCTCAaaggaataaaaaacaaattgcaaTACTTGTGGGATAAGATGAGATAGTGTTCCATTATGTGCCCCTCGTATAATATCTCGTCTTGCCCCACTGAAGCCATTTCGCGTGTTCATTGTCTACTCAAGTTGaggtttaaataaaattacattaaatcacTCTACATTTATCCTTTAGAGTTGCGGATTAGGATTATGTGAGAGTAAAAACGATTAGTTAAAACGTACTCACTAAACCACATTGGAAAGGTGATCCAACAAAATAAGAGCACGGTGAAACGCacgaaaattgagagaaaaacttcATACACTGCAAATGCAGCGCCCAACTTGGTTGGTTCGACCAAAGTGGTTTCTCTCTCACCCAACGCAACTACTTGACTACTTTGGCACTAAATATCAGCTCTTACAAAGCGAGGACCTTCAGTATCTCCTCTTGCCCCGCTATCTCATCTTGCCCCACCTTCCAGATTGAACGAGCCCCAAATGAGGGCGAAATGCGGTCTATGAATATTGAAGCTTTGCAAAGAATTTCAGGCAAATAAGCTGTTCTTATTTTGCTTGCAATTATAATTTATCATCGGCCGTTGTTTCCGCGTTGAGCTTTCCTGGTTTAACCAGAAAAGTGACTgttaccgtaaaatggtccaactgTGAGTCATTTTTCgttgttttcattgaaaattccgtgtacatttttgatttagaaatttgaggactttagcaatggtagctataaatgtcaaaattaagaaaaaaaaatctaaatttgaaagAAGAGAAAGAGAAGTTTTTTCTCCGTGGCCTatggggtacaactatgggccacctcattttaacctagaaaacacattCAAAACTTGATCTGgcttattctgccgtgctaagcacagatgtggtatctgcagtagagttcaaaatgagaaattgatgattaaagttttacaactcggttctttgatttgtgacttaattaaatgctcaacttgcggtagttgtttcgtaaataacttatctgaaaaacgtaagagagtatttttgtaaaacccttaaattaaaattaataaatgtagttacgacacattttcttttcaaaaccttttcatatactaagttATTTTCACCGTAAATGACAATTACTAGGTATTTTtcggggtatctgcacagatacgacaaaaatagcttagtaaaacgtgttCAATGTATCATTacataatactgaaaacatctgctttctttggacttaccTGTTTCGcttaattttgttaatacaaatctaacagaatctaccttctaaaagataccattttcaaaactccggacagttaaaactgtaatccataacaatttttcgttttttatattcaaagaatgtgttttttataatattttattttctagattcatttttaccgagcatgaagataattttgacagcatacgatacttaaataaaaatattactggccgtagaatgaaacgcgttttttctgcataaaagagttagatatgaatattttacatgcatttcatttttagaatttgcattttaagtaaacatttaaatagaaaaagctgaacaTTAACTTTAACAATtaatgcaaagttgtattagtttttattatcaacttgTATCGACTATTCAATGGTAAaccaattttaatattctgtgatacaataaactgctacattattaaatatgctgctttactaaggtataaaagtcgtaccTACAAATTACTaaagaaaaaagtggtaactgcgcagataccactttaaaggcttagtatttcacttacgttcaaattgccttagcaaactccgcaaactgtgcagttacgacttttttcttaaagctctttttaatatttcgcgttcaaaagtcgcaaaaaacttgacatttatgtaaattaaattactaacgaccatctggtgacaataactcaattttgataaaatgttcaggtaccacatctgtgcttagcacggcagtattgttgTCTGAGCTACAAGTTGCCCTATGCTTGAAactgcataaaaattttttttagtccatcatttacatttttttttcaacttagtaTGGTTTGATGATCATTTGTCGCCTCGAGTGATTCATAAAGTTCAACATGTAAATGTAGGTaacgttttttttcatttgcctGGATTTTGACATAGAAAcctttgaaaactagaaaaatctcaccaactaaaggcCAGGTACCTATATTTAGGTCTCAGAAAATGCGTAGGTCTGCCAAGTTTTAAACgagatcaacaaaaattttgaaaactgaaatgtgaaatcacatttcacattccaaatctcatcaaaataaataatttttaaaaattatctcagtttatatttgatttggatttcagtcagcaccttctgCAAAAGCTCCCATGAATATGGGCCATAGGGCTAGCCCCAAgttttcttctgtcttttcttaccattatttacaataaataacagaaaatatgacaaaagcatccctacagagaataaaaGGATGCTGAAAGCCCCTAAAAATCCtgaaaaataggtggcccattgttgtaccAAAACATTcccattttcaataaatgttgagagcttgtgaaaactatgaaacattttgagTCAACAAtcggcttaattcataactgacaaaatagtaaagcaaatGTGAACTTACCAGACcttggaaaacagtataagtAGTCTGTCCAAAAGAGACTATTGGCTCTTCCACGAGTGTGTCGAATCACGCACTACGAACGACTAAGTTATCTAAGATATACAACAACAATGGCAATCTCCGATAAAGCATATTTAGCTACCTTAATGATTACACTACCTGGTGAATTTTTTTAGAGCTCGTAAGTTCAAAAAAGAAGCTACTAGAGAACAAAATCATCAGcatggcaacagtggcccattgttgaccccttggcacaaagttgtaccattttacggGGGGTATTACTCTAGCCTTTAACCTATCTAAATCTTCTTAGAAGGTTCCtcattttttatagaaatttgaatgGCTAGAAGTTCTATTTCAATGTCAGGAAGGTTATTGACTTCTAGATTATATCTTACTGTTTTTTTTGCCACATTTGATACTGGTAAAAACTCGGCACGCATAGCTGCTCATCACTTTTCCCGAGCGTtcctgacttttttttctttttacagtgtGAAGGGCAGCGACAGTGTGAAAGAACCCTGCATATAAAGCAATGGTTAGCGATCATACATTACTTTCGAACTCACGGATTTAACGTGCACGATGTCGTGCAAATGAATTGAGCAATCAAATGCATGTGTTTGCAAAGTGGCCCATAGAAATCCTTGCGGATAGCCCAGCAGAGCCCAATGCCAGCAAATACCCATCGAGTGCAAGAGGAGTACGctttcgggaaatttttcgggttCGAAAGTCCTGGGATCGGTCGCTAGCAGTTGTGTTTGGTATTAAGTATTTTCTTTCACCTCATCCCACCACTTTATAACCCTTCTTCCCCTGCAGTATCCATTAGACTAAGGAGATGGTGGATTGACTGCTGAGGTGAACACGCGAGACGATATTTCCACACCTTTGACAGGAATGTGAACACTATAATTTGGACAGGAGAGTGGTAATTGATTGGAGATTTTTAATGTGCATCTTTAAATTTCATCAAGAGCAAACTTTTAAACTTTAAGTTCATAATTACGGAAAAGTTTGTCAAAAAATGGATTCAACAGTGCAGAATTCTTGAAAGAAAGAATTAAGGAATATATTTCCAAAATACAGTTTCGTAAAGCTAAATAGATTTTTGTAAACCATTATACTATTTGTCTTAACTCAAGATTTATGAGTATCGGAGACGTAAGTTTCATTCTGATAGGGTTggtaaatgtattattttaaatgaGTTCGTGTTTCCCAACTTTACttgaaatattataatttttgtttgcGGGCACGtgataaatagttctttaaatatttcaaaatgcagTATTGATATAGTTTACGCTTCACATGTTGATCAGAGGTTCCcggatattttaagtttttaaaaatattaaataatgagTAGTTGATGCATTGTGAGATATTAATGTCTAAAACCAGAAAGACTATGTGTAACACTCATTATTAccatatgaaattaaacttttatgcAATAACACTAAGTCAAAAAACAATCAATAGTAATGTTAACCACAGAAAATTTATAAAGTTGGTAGGTGAGTCAAAGATCTCATGTGTTCCTAAGGTGAACCTCCCCTcaccccttcaaaaaaaaattttttttaattgtttattccAAAACTGTGGCACTGCATTGTAAAATATGTGCCTTCTGTGAACGTGGTTGAATTCAAAGAGTAGTACCTTGATCGAGCGTCATTGTATGCAATTAGAGTCCCGGTAAAAACACCGAATATTCGGCCAAGGTTGAAGCCAAATGTTCTGTATTCGACCAAATCACTAGGGAGCATGCCAATAAAATCATGATACGAAGTttacatgtaaagtttttaattgccaaccaaatgtaaagattttttttttttttttttttttttttgccgccacTGTATTTCACTTTTGAGGAGATGTAGCTCTAATTTAcaggtaaaaaagttttttcaatttgcatttctttaattcttacaattttaaattaaaatacgttttttgaAGGATCACTTCTTTCTCtttaagcatatttattttaattcacttTAACTGTAATAAATTTAAcagacaaataattttaaatagtgCAAATGGTAACCATATGCATGAACCCAATGGAgccatcttaaaaaaaaagtatgcgaGCTAATGTACATTGTCTGATTTACCAACACTAATAAAGCCCGATGTAAGAGCCCCTAAAAATGATATAGCTAAATTTTTTAAAGGTAAGGAAGAAGCTTATTGAATGAATTTAGTgccatagtaaaaaaaaaatttacttttaatctaaattaattttcatcacaGTATTATTTGTTGCCCGTGTGAGGTAATTGTTGTACAATGTACATGCTGTCTCGAAAATATAGACAAAAGCATAAAACACAattcagagtttaaaaaaagaCTGGGGATATTTGTTTCATATGTGTATAATAATTAACACAAGTTAGagttaatttataagaaaaaacatcatgtgttgaatttattttgaaaacaaaaaaccagATAAATAAGaagtcctaaaattatattgacacttttaaatttataaactatatttaaCGTTAAGAAACACAATTATAAATATGTTAATAAGCGATTGTATTTCCATTACCTTcaggcctggatttacgtacaagctaagcgagctatagcttagggcccccgctTTGTTAGAGGCCCCAAACTCCCGGAAATCAGCGTGATTCGTTCAAAAAAgagtactttaaaaataaatttcatttctagtgcttaaaaaccttaaaaatttggaATAGTGTGCCTGCAAACCacaaataagggggggggggggggggtagggcgaaggaatgccaatatatgtcaaattcaAGTCCTTGCTTCATCCTgcactaaaaatgtaaaaaccatagTTCTCAAATCtctgaaacatattacaaatttttgtgacttacatgtttcatatcttgctatttatacaGGGTGTTGCAAAACTAATGATCCATACTGAAAGGGGTGATAGACCTTGCCAAAACAAACAACTTTCACAATGCAATGTGGGGTCGGAAAGCAAACGGCAGACCGGGGTACTTGGTTCGCAGAAATGAGGAATGCAATGAAGACCAAGAACAACAATATGAAGACAAAGAACCTTTACTTATAACAAA
Encoded proteins:
- the LOC129216938 gene encoding LOW QUALITY PROTEIN: uncharacterized protein LOC129216938 (The sequence of the model RefSeq protein was modified relative to this genomic sequence to represent the inferred CDS: substituted 3 bases at 3 genomic stop codons); this translates as MVKRKTNRGIWSRESMQHATESIKSGEMGFQKASRTNNVPRVTLHRKVKESKNQPLDRSVLTVLTAGKNSSNKEPTSLDIQKGEKKVEKLKQREEKKMKKSKQKEEEKVETIKQKEEKIEEEHRKIXQKEEEKVEKFKQKDEKRMGESKQREEEKLEKFKQKEEEKVKKFKQKEDKKMRKSKQREEEKVENLSRKRRRKWKHLSRKRRRKWKNLSRKRRRKWKIXAEKGXENEKIYKQREEKKTENLSRKRRRSRRKRRNKT